From a single Vitis vinifera cultivar Pinot Noir 40024 chromosome 18, ASM3070453v1 genomic region:
- the LOC100257468 gene encoding glucan endo-1,3-beta-D-glucosidase isoform X1, whose product MTTFRCASVAFLFSLLHSVLLARSESFIGINYGQVADNLPPPSATAKLLQSTSIEKVRLYGADPAIIKALANTGIGIVIGTANGDVPALASDPNFARNWINSNVLPYYPSSKIILITVGNEVMTSGDQNLMTQLLPAMQNLQNALNGASLGGMIKVSTVHSMAVLKQSEPPSSGSFDPSFGDLMKGLLGFNKATGSPFAINPYPYFAYRSDHRPETLAFCLFQPNSGRFDSGTNIKYMNMFDAQVDAVRAALNSMGFKEIEIVVAETGWPYKGDSNEVGPSIENAKAYNGNLISHLRSLVGTPLMPGKSVDTYLFALYDEDLKPGPGSERAFGLFKTDLTMTYDVGLSKGAQNTTPAPATPKTPATPSPSPSTNGTWCVPKSVVSNAQLQANLDYACGQGIDCRPVQPGGACFEPNTVASHAAYAMNLFYQNSARNPWNCDFSQTATLTSKNPSKSSQTPMPLQIVHRQPLCPYLKLDYFLLLKAYYIIIIYLVIVYLFI is encoded by the exons ATGACGACGTTTCGTTGTGCTTCGGTGGCCTTTCTTTTCTCCCTCCTACACTCTGTTCTTCTAGCAA GATCGGAGTCGTTCATTGGTATAAACTATGGCCAAGTCGCCGATAACCTCCCCCCTCCATCAGCAACCGCAAAGCTTCTACAATCCACTTCCATTGAAAAAGTCAGGCTGTACGGAGCCGACCCAGCTATCATCAAAGCCCTTGCCAATACCGGCATCGGAATCGTCATCGGAACAGCGAACGGCGATGTCCCGGCACTAGCTTCCGATCCCAACTTCGCCAGGAATTGGATCAATTCCAATGTCCTTCCCTACTATCCCTCTAGCAAAATCATCCTCATCACTGTCGGAAACGAAGTCATGACCTCCGGCGACCAGAATCTGATGACGCAGCTCTTGCCGGCGATGCAGAATCTCCAAAATGCCCTCAACGGCGCATCACTTGGCGGCATGATTAAGGTATCCACCGTCCACTCCATGGCAGTGCTGAAGCAATCTGAACCGCCTTCTTCTGGAAGTTTCGATCCGAGCTTCGGGGACCTGATGAAAGGACTGTTAGGGTTTAACAAAGCCACTGGTTCGCCATTCGCGATCAATCCATACCCTTACTTCGCATACCGGAGCGACCACAGACCTGAAACGCTGgctttttgtctttttcaacCCAACTCCGGACGTTTCGACTCTGGGACTAATATCAAGTACATGAATATGTTCGATGCCCAG GTGGACGCTGTTCGAGCTGCATTGAACTCGATGGGCTTCAAGGAAATTGAGATAGTGGTTGCGGAGACGGGCTGGCCCTACAAAGGAGACAGCAACGAGGTAGGCCCAAGTATTGAAAATGCCAAGGCTTACAATGGGAACCTGATCTCGCACCTGAGGTCACTGGTGGGAACGCCCTTGATGCCTGGGAAATCAGTGGATACATATCTGTTTGCACTCTACGACGAGGACCTGAAACCTGGGCCGGGCTCAGAGCGCGCATTTGGGCTTTTTAAGACTGATCTCACCATGACCTATGATGTTGGCCTCTCCAAGGGCGCCCAG AACACTACTCCGGCACCGGCAACCCCCAAAACTCCGGCCActccatctccatctccatcGACGAACGGAACGTGGTGTGTGCCCAAATCAGTTGTATCAAATGCCCAACTCCAGGCTAATCTGGACTACGCCTGCGGACAAGGGATAGATTGCCGTCCAGTCCAACCAGGTGGGGCTTGTTTTGAACCCAACACCGTAGCATCACATGCTGCTTATGCAATGAACCTCTTCTACCAAAATTCTGCTCGCAATCCATGGAACTGTGATTTCTCACAAACAGCCACACTCACATCTAAAAATCCCAGTAAGTCTTCTCAAACCCCAATGCCTTTACAAATTGTTCATCGGCAGCCTCTCTGCCCATACCTTAAGCTTGATTATTTCTTACTGTTGAAAGCTtactatattataattatatatttagttattgtatatttatttatttag
- the LOC100257468 gene encoding glucan endo-1,3-beta-D-glucosidase isoform X2, translated as MTTFRCASVAFLFSLLHSVLLARSESFIGINYGQVADNLPPPSATAKLLQSTSIEKVRLYGADPAIIKALANTGIGIVIGTANGDVPALASDPNFARNWINSNVLPYYPSSKIILITVGNEVMTSGDQNLMTQLLPAMQNLQNALNGASLGGMIKVSTVHSMAVLKQSEPPSSGSFDPSFGDLMKGLLGFNKATGSPFAINPYPYFAYRSDHRPETLAFCLFQPNSGRFDSGTNIKYMNMFDAQVDAVRAALNSMGFKEIEIVVAETGWPYKGDSNEVGPSIENAKAYNGNLISHLRSLVGTPLMPGKSVDTYLFALYDEDLKPGPGSERAFGLFKTDLTMTYDVGLSKGAQNTTPAPATPKTPATPSPSPSTNGTWCVPKSVVSNAQLQANLDYACGQGIDCRPVQPGGACFEPNTVASHAAYAMNLFYQNSARNPWNCDFSQTATLTSKNPSYKGCIYPGGRT; from the exons ATGACGACGTTTCGTTGTGCTTCGGTGGCCTTTCTTTTCTCCCTCCTACACTCTGTTCTTCTAGCAA GATCGGAGTCGTTCATTGGTATAAACTATGGCCAAGTCGCCGATAACCTCCCCCCTCCATCAGCAACCGCAAAGCTTCTACAATCCACTTCCATTGAAAAAGTCAGGCTGTACGGAGCCGACCCAGCTATCATCAAAGCCCTTGCCAATACCGGCATCGGAATCGTCATCGGAACAGCGAACGGCGATGTCCCGGCACTAGCTTCCGATCCCAACTTCGCCAGGAATTGGATCAATTCCAATGTCCTTCCCTACTATCCCTCTAGCAAAATCATCCTCATCACTGTCGGAAACGAAGTCATGACCTCCGGCGACCAGAATCTGATGACGCAGCTCTTGCCGGCGATGCAGAATCTCCAAAATGCCCTCAACGGCGCATCACTTGGCGGCATGATTAAGGTATCCACCGTCCACTCCATGGCAGTGCTGAAGCAATCTGAACCGCCTTCTTCTGGAAGTTTCGATCCGAGCTTCGGGGACCTGATGAAAGGACTGTTAGGGTTTAACAAAGCCACTGGTTCGCCATTCGCGATCAATCCATACCCTTACTTCGCATACCGGAGCGACCACAGACCTGAAACGCTGgctttttgtctttttcaacCCAACTCCGGACGTTTCGACTCTGGGACTAATATCAAGTACATGAATATGTTCGATGCCCAG GTGGACGCTGTTCGAGCTGCATTGAACTCGATGGGCTTCAAGGAAATTGAGATAGTGGTTGCGGAGACGGGCTGGCCCTACAAAGGAGACAGCAACGAGGTAGGCCCAAGTATTGAAAATGCCAAGGCTTACAATGGGAACCTGATCTCGCACCTGAGGTCACTGGTGGGAACGCCCTTGATGCCTGGGAAATCAGTGGATACATATCTGTTTGCACTCTACGACGAGGACCTGAAACCTGGGCCGGGCTCAGAGCGCGCATTTGGGCTTTTTAAGACTGATCTCACCATGACCTATGATGTTGGCCTCTCCAAGGGCGCCCAG AACACTACTCCGGCACCGGCAACCCCCAAAACTCCGGCCActccatctccatctccatcGACGAACGGAACGTGGTGTGTGCCCAAATCAGTTGTATCAAATGCCCAACTCCAGGCTAATCTGGACTACGCCTGCGGACAAGGGATAGATTGCCGTCCAGTCCAACCAGGTGGGGCTTGTTTTGAACCCAACACCGTAGCATCACATGCTGCTTATGCAATGAACCTCTTCTACCAAAATTCTGCTCGCAATCCATGGAACTGTGATTTCTCACAAACAGCCACACTCACATCTAAAAATCCCA
- the LOC100267647 gene encoding uncharacterized protein LOC100267647 yields MAKRSDFAQKLLDDLRLRKERMAAGQTSGRSSTMTGETYSYYRQTQKGFTEIKKHDIFGSKAGHTPKRSKGENRPLTIGDSSKQIVSYGRGRGSEQMGDLSLALALALENGGKLGKMNSSGSNSVLGFLHQIGRRSGNFGKMEKGRSVDMHMSSTSQFPTLSPLQVKEISKGAQKLNQILRACSNGINFDSYSIEIGKELLKGAMDLEESLRMLVNLQEASEHMVTPQRKNRIKLLEGDEDEDDDIVKVDEQKQLDRPIFSFDKPSRGTHQVSRTGLKQRLTLTYSSEASNLNHESRALVASNSQSGSARYVNDFKALGVLSEHKKTSSSARSKPDKGIPNIIAKLMGLEEIPGAMDSKHGTQTDLSSRQKMDGRDSKKTALESTKNDEPKSKHAENMALQTARQRLKQSTKTLVTQNTAFGQQAEKNPGTRNANLEMVVHNGKPPWKDSENVEGKNAGTATKKATAKISKQQQSNIQLTEITGSQNSILENARRRDDTILREHKVIERRETKEPFLKHVQLQVAPPTHIIPEAAKGLQHKTGQNGSTPQAEQRYANRLFPSNQQNMVNNLGLQQLNMIQKSEHQQEKHQAAEKEQNVRQKSQGGVQKGIEVVSKSSSKSTHETVNLQKKHPHLNQSTHGKKSSTDATDAMPHKGFPNTKHHENMVRYGSPTNLKVNIKDSMHKNFDQSASRTDVEPQSKKAKANILPIMKEKAVHVTPAQKKIDNTKVHKRETPQKIDEVMTRRNGTNLVRPLKHPISILQEMKQRRQDKIGGTKRAEQGSAVRHKEAEVHIINSKKSEANTQPFAVAQKLHKDAELASSLYGSVGNECQSLKEPHTLAPNDTCQDIISKGSIDQQGQAPLSIKDQEPGFLKIVSNPLIGNQERSVDLSHTVQLEPRKISKSRTQQQPLTENENHLKQILIKSQLFLNTAEALFKLNVPIGILHASGHNCHDEESRLILDCGYELMRRKGKRQELSVHPFVKISISSTKIASLDDLVKQLHIDFEKLKSCGRDGSDECDAADYLPKMLELDVQTMDPDVNCLWDLGWNDKMFAFIEKDDVIRDVERHVFSGLIGEITRDFLHLSIPN; encoded by the exons ATGGCAAAGAGATCAGATTTTGCGCAGAAGCTGTTGGATGATCTGCGCTTGCGGAAAGAGCGGATGGCTGCTGGTCAGACTTCCGGCCGTTCTTCGACAATGACGGGAG AAACATATAGTTACTACAGGCAAACTCAAAAAGGATTTACAGAAATAAAAAAGCATGATATT TTTGGTTCGAAAGCAGGACACACACCCAAAAGGTCAAAGGGAGAAAACAGACCACTGACCATTGGAGATTCCTCCAAACAGATTGTTTCCTATGGGAGAGGCCGAGGCTCAGAACAGATGGGAGATCTTTCTTTGGCCCTTGCTCTTGCCTTGGAGAATGGAGGAAAACTCGGAAAAATGAACTCCTCAGGCAGTAATTCAGTGCTTGGTTTCCTGCACCAAATTGGTAGGAGATCAGGGAACTTTGGGAAGATGGAAAAAGGAAGAAGTGTCGATATGCACATGTCTTCAACTAGTCAGTTTCCTACTCTCTCTCCTCTTCAGGTCAAAGAGATATCAAAGGGTGCAcagaaattgaatcaaatcctCAGAGCCTGCTCTAATGGTATTAACTTTGACAGCTATTCTATAGAAATTGGGAAGGAACTTCTGAAAGGCGCCATGGATTTGGAAGAGTCCCTGAGAATGCTTGTAAACCTGCAGGAAGCTTCAGAGCACATGGTCACCCCACAGAGGAAAAACCGGATCAAACTGCTGGAGggtgatgaagatgaagatgatgacatTGTCAAAGTTGATGAACAGAAGCAGCTGGACCGACCGATATTCTCCTTTGATAAGCCCTCAAGGGGCACACACCAAGTTTCAAGGACTGGTCTCAAGCAGAGGCTGACTCTGACATACTCATCAGAAGCTTCCAACTTGAACCATGAAAGCCGAGCTTTAGTTGCCTCAAATTCTCAATCAGGATCAGCTAGATATGTCAATGATTTCAAAGCTCTTGGTGTTCTATCCGAACACAAGAAAACTTCAAGTTCAGCAAGATCAAAACCAGACAAGGGTATTCCAAATATAATTGCCAAACTAATGGGACTGGAAGAAATTCCAGGAGCTATGGATTCAAAGCATGGAACTCAGACAGATTTGAGCTCTAGGCAAAAAATGGATGGAAGGGATTCAAAGAAAACTGCACTTGAAAGCACCAAGAATGATGAACCAAAGTCCAAACATGCTGAGAATATGGCACTCCAAACTGCAAGGCAGAGGTTGAAACAGTCCACCAAGACGCTGGTGACCCAGAACACTGCATTTGGGCAGCAAGCAGAAAAAAACCCAGGGACTCGCAATGCCAACCTTGAGATGGTGGTTCATAATGGAAAACCACCTTGGAAGGACTCAGAAAATGTTGAAGGTAAAAATGCGGGGACAGCCACAAAGAAGGCCACTGCAAAAATAAGCAAGCAGCAACAAAGCAACATTCAATTGACAGAAATTACTGGAAGTCAAAATAGCATACTGGAAAATGCAAGACGGCGGGATGATACAATCCTCAGGGAACATAAGGTCATAGAAAGGCGTGAAACAAAAGAACCGTTCTTAAAGCATGTGCAGCTCCAGGTGGCACCACCTACACATATAATTCCAGAAGCTGCAAAGGGACTGCAACATAAGACAGGGCAAAATGGAAGTACACCTCAAGCAGAACAGAGATATGCAAACAGGCTTTTCCCAAGCAATCAACAAAATATGGTAAATAATCTTGGATTGCAGCAACTGAACATGATCCAAAAATCTGAGCATCAACAAGAAAAACATCAAGCAGCAGAGAAGGAGCAGAATGTCAGGCAGAAATCACAGGGGGGAGTACAGAAAGGAATTGAGGTAGTCTCGAAGAGTTCATCAAAAAGCACGCATGAGACTGTGAATCTGCAAAAGAAGCATCCACATTTGAACCAATCCACACATGGTAAGAAAAGTTCAACAGATGCAACTGATGCGATGCCACACAAAGGATTTCCAAATACCAAACACCATGAAAATATGGTCAGATATGGAAGTCCTACCAACTTAAAGGTCAACATAAAAGATTCAATGCACAAGAACTTCGATCAAAGTGCCTCACGAACAGATGTAGAACCTCAATCAAAAAAGGCAAAAGCTAACATTCTGCCTATTATGAAAGAGAAGGCTGTTCACGTTACACCCGCTCAGAAGAAGATAGACAATACTAAAGTGCATAAAAGGGAGACCCCTCAAAAGATTGATGAAGTAATGACCAGAAGAAATGGAACTAACTTGGTAAGGCCACTGAAGCACCCAATATCAATTTTGCAAGAAATGAAACAGAGAAGGCAGGACAAAATTGGAGGCACCAAAAGAGCTGAACAAGGGAGTGCTGTCAGACACAAAGAAGCAGAGGTGCACATTATTAATTCCAAGAAATCAGAAGCAAACACCCAACCATTTGCTGTGGCACAGAAATTGCATAAAGATGCTGAACTGGCTTCCAGTTTGTACGGTTCTGTGGGAAATGAATGCCAAAGCCTAAAAGAACcacatactctagctccaaaTGACACT TGCCAAGACATAATCTCGAAGGGTTCCATTGATCAGCAAGGCCAGGCACCTCTTTCTATCAAAGATCAAGAACCAGGGTTTCTCAAAATTGTATCAAATCCGCTTATTG GAAATCAAGAAAGAAGTGTGGATCTCTCTCATACTGTTCAACTGGAGCCCCGGAAAATTTCCAAATCAAGGACACAGCAGCAACCACTGACAGAAAATGAAAACCACCTCAAGCAGATACTAATAAAAAGCCAACTATTTCTTAACACAGCAGAGGCACTCTTCAAACTCAATGTTCCTATTGGCATTCTTCATGCTAGTGGCCATAACTGTCATGATGAGGAAAGCAGGCTCATATTAGATTGCGGCTATGAACTAATgagaagaaaagggaaaagacaAGAACTCAGTGTTCATCCTTTCGTGAAGATATCAATCAGTTCCACAAAGATAGCTTCTTTGGATGACTTGGTAAAGCAGTTGCATATAGACTTTGAGAAGTTGAAATCATGTGGCAGGGATGGGAGTGATGAGTGTGATGCTGCAGACTACCTACCAAAAATGCTCGAGCTAGACGTCCAAACCATGGATCCAGATGTGAACTGCTTGTGGGACCTTGGTTGGAATGATAAGATGTTTGCATTTATTGAAAAAGATGATGTTATAAGGGATGTGGAGAGGCATGTATTCAGTGGACTCATAGGTGAGATTACCAGAGATTTTTTGCATCTAAGCATACCAAATTGA